Proteins encoded by one window of Bactrocera oleae isolate idBacOlea1 chromosome 4, idBacOlea1, whole genome shotgun sequence:
- the Xbp1 gene encoding probable protein phosphatase DDB_G0282105: MATAPAVFITVPKYVAITHTPTMTLPKIRPAPTTTSSQGTINANAVVEDGASAPRGKKRRLDHLSWEEKIQRKKLKNRVAAQTSRDRKKARMEDMEHEIDELTQKTEILQNKCESLQAINESLLEKNRKLDMEVELLRQKLNEVQQQQKKQQEQFARNIAKLKAKTIVESCAGCESPSAAGINTNGLSADRRTTEKEQLSGVTMEDYCTLPTLQDMLLVDEEFDASKLEELAESLLADIAADMEAGNGASNENVAKVASNAERLSGSVVGPKTECLESSQHTNTQSVSLSDTKWTLSTKNDTKRLQNKSTTAIDDELKTMPNSNPTIELSATTTTMPTITTDKEIFRIQQATDIHSIPPDTVYGTYDAKTNSITIVMDDDAVPVNEAVEEIYCDGVTPQMGDEIKYPTPATTPSQVFLNVVDDSDDDFNFDPIERFLRPKRPLAKSPAPSLHSTASDHGYESIIGSPTSTATEQFDASIEDFGWQGSFNDLFPSLI, from the exons ATGGCAACAGCACCAGCCGTTTTTATAACTGTGCCCAAGTACGTGGCTATAACACACACTCCAACCATGACATTGCCGAAGATTAGGCCAGCACCAACGACCACGTCATCACAAGGAACAATTAATGCAAATGCAGTGGTTGAGGATGGTGCTTCAGCGCCTAGGGGCAAGAAGCGACGCCTTGACCACCTATCTTGGGAAGAGAAAATACAAAGAAA aAAATTAAAGAATCGTGTAGCCGCACAAACATCACGCGACCGAAAGAAAGCACGCATGGAAGACATGGAACATGAAATCGATGAACTGACACAAAAGacagaaattttgcaaaataaatgtgAAAGCTTACAAGCAATCAATGAATCACTTCTTGAAAAAAATCGCAAATTGGATATGGAAGTGGAACTCCTACGTCAAAAACTCAAcgaagtgcaacaacaacaaaagaaacaacaaGAGCAATTCGCCAGAAATATCGCCAAATTGAAGGCTAAAACAATAGTTGAATCTTGTGCCGGCTGTGAGTC ACCCTCTGCAGCAGGGATCAACACAAATGGACTCTCAGCCGACAGAAGAACAACTGAAAAAGAGCAACTCAGTGGCGTCACTATGGAGGATTATTGCACTTTGCCTACTCTTCAAGATATGCTCCTCGTCGACGAAGAATTCGATGCCAGTAAATTGGAAGAGCTTGCCGAAAGCCTCTTGGCCGATATCGCAGCAGACATGGAAGCTGGTAATGGAGCgagcaatgaaaatgttgccaaAGTTGCAAGCAACGCAGAGCGATTGTCTGGATCAGTGGTGGGGCCCAAAACAGAGTGCTTGGAATCCAGccaacatacaaacacacaaagtGTCAGCTTAAGTGATACAAAATGGACATTATCCACAAAAAATGATACAAAAcgattacaaaataaatcaaCTACAGCGATAGATGATGAATTAAAAACTATGCCAAACAGTAATCCTACAATTGAattatcagcaacaacaacaacaatgcctaCAATAACTACTGACAAGGAAATATTTAGAATACAACAAGCAACTGATATCCATTCAATACCGCCGGATACAGTGTACGGTACATACGATGCCAAAACCAATTCAATAACAATTGTAATGGATGATGATGCAGTGCCAGTAAATGAGGCCGTCGAAGAAATATATTGTGATGGTGTAACACCGCAAATGGGTGACGAAATTAAATATCCCACACCCGCGACTACACCCTCACAAGTTTTTCTCAATGTGGTCGATGATTCGGACGATGACTTCAACTTCGACCCAATAGAGAGATTTCTGCGACCTAAACGCCCGTTAGCGAAATCACCTGCACCATCACTACATTCAACCGCCTCGGATCATGGTTATGAATCGATTATTGGTTCACCAACATCGACAGCGACAGAACAGTTCGACGCGAGTATTGAAGATTTCGGCTGGCAGGGTAGTTTTAACGATTTGTTTCCCAGTTTGATCTAA